A stretch of Methanobrevibacter sp. DNA encodes these proteins:
- the cysK gene encoding cysteine synthase A — translation MANIPELKRGVLESITDAIGNTPIVRLNNLTEGLEAEVDVKIESFNPTGSVKDRVAVAMIEDAEEKGLLKPGATIIEPTSGNTGIGLAFAAAAKGYKLILTMPDTMSIERRKFLSVLGAELVLTPGADGMGGAIAKANELNEETPDSIILGQFDNPANVKIHSETTAQEILRDTEGKVDIVIGGVGTGGTITGIGKVLKEEVPGVKIVAVEPKDSQTLGKGEKGPHKIQGIGAGFVPSIYDGDVIDEIIPVANEDAGNTLLALAKKEGIFSGISSGAATWAALDLAKKEENKGKRIIAILPDNGERYLSVDWLFE, via the coding sequence ATGGCAAATATTCCAGAATTAAAAAGAGGGGTATTAGAAAGCATCACTGATGCTATCGGAAATACTCCAATCGTAAGATTAAATAATTTAACTGAAGGTTTAGAAGCAGAAGTGGATGTAAAAATAGAATCATTCAACCCAACAGGAAGTGTCAAAGACAGAGTTGCAGTTGCAATGATTGAAGATGCAGAAGAGAAAGGTTTGCTGAAGCCTGGCGCTACAATTATAGAGCCAACTAGTGGAAACACTGGTATTGGACTTGCATTTGCAGCGGCCGCTAAAGGTTATAAATTAATATTAACCATGCCGGACACCATGTCAATTGAGAGGAGAAAATTCTTAAGTGTTTTAGGTGCAGAGCTTGTTTTGACTCCTGGCGCAGATGGAATGGGAGGAGCTATTGCAAAAGCCAATGAACTTAATGAAGAAACACCTGATTCCATTATTTTAGGTCAATTCGATAACCCTGCCAATGTAAAAATCCACTCAGAAACTACTGCTCAAGAAATCTTAAGAGACACTGAAGGCAAAGTTGACATTGTTATCGGAGGTGTGGGCACTGGAGGAACAATTACTGGAATCGGTAAAGTATTGAAAGAAGAAGTTCCAGGCGTTAAGATTGTTGCTGTTGAACCTAAAGACTCACAAACATTAGGTAAAGGTGAAAAGGGACCTCACAAAATCCAAGGTATTGGTGCAGGATTTGTTCCATCAATTTATGATGGTGATGTAATCGATGAAATCATTCCTGTTGCAAATGAAGATGCAGGAAACACTTTGCTTGCCCTTGCTAAAAAAGAAGGTATATTTTCAGGTATATCATCAGGAGCTGCAACTTGGGCTGCATTGGATTTGGCTAAAAAAGAAGAAAATAAAGGTAAAAGAATAATAGCTATCTTACCTGACAATGGTGAGAGATATCTCTCTGTAGATTGGTTATTTGAATAA
- the nth gene encoding endonuclease III, producing the protein MNKEERVIELVNQLDNTFEIRTFLDHDPYQVLIRTILSQRTRDENTDQATANLFNKYKDMYEIVEAPIDDIKELIKPAGFYNVKAGRIVEVSQILIDQYGGEVPDTVEELVKLPGVGRKTANCVMVFAFELPAIPVDTHVHRISNRMGLVDTKDPEETEVELCKIAPEDLWIKLNDLMVQFGQNICKPISPQCEICPCTEICDYFKENI; encoded by the coding sequence GTGAATAAAGAAGAGCGTGTTATTGAACTTGTTAATCAACTGGATAATACTTTTGAGATAAGAACATTCCTGGACCATGATCCCTATCAGGTATTGATTAGGACAATTTTATCTCAAAGGACAAGGGATGAAAATACAGACCAGGCTACTGCAAACTTATTCAACAAATATAAAGATATGTATGAGATTGTTGAAGCTCCAATTGACGATATCAAGGAATTAATTAAACCTGCCGGTTTCTATAATGTGAAAGCAGGCAGGATTGTTGAAGTTTCACAGATTTTAATTGACCAATATGGCGGTGAAGTTCCGGATACTGTTGAAGAGCTTGTTAAGCTTCCGGGTGTTGGCCGTAAAACCGCAAATTGTGTCATGGTGTTTGCTTTTGAACTTCCTGCAATTCCGGTAGATACTCATGTTCACAGAATATCAAATCGTATGGGCTTGGTAGATACGAAAGATCCTGAAGAGACAGAAGTGGAACTGTGCAAGATTGCTCCTGAGGATTTGTGGATTAAATTGAATGATTTAATGGTGCAATTCGGTCAGAATATCTGCAAACCTATTTCCCCTCAATGTGAAATTTGTCCTTGCACTGAAATCTGCGATTATTTTAAGGAAAACATTTAA
- the aroA gene encoding 3-phosphoshikimate 1-carboxyvinyltransferase yields MNLRVKNISEIGGVVKAPPSKSYSHRAVILASLAKGTSRLYDVLYSEDTLASIRVCKALGAQINRTEDYLEVVGTGGKLHNGQKGPIDLANSGTTLRLMTSVSALSDNEVILTGDDSLKTRPMGLLMGALQPLGIETESLNDNEKAPILIKSGYIGGETNIYGNVSSQFISSILISSPLSEHGVTLYVLPEFKSRPYVNMTLDIMRKFGVKTLKGYYLKHETCDKEHQSCRIDEFKVTKQPYIACDYTVEGDYSSASYLLALIAINGGRAKIKNLFRNSKQGDKVILDILQQMGAKIIRGEDYVEIGSDGKLKAIDVDLSNAPDLLITVAVLAALAEGTTNITGVAHARVKETDRIDTTCRELEKLGCKLTEREDGMSITGGVGSGVVDSHGDHRLAMAFSLIGLRHDIEITNGEVFDVSFPNFIESMAELGFELELVE; encoded by the coding sequence ATGAATCTTAGGGTAAAAAATATTTCAGAGATTGGAGGGGTTGTTAAAGCGCCACCATCTAAAAGTTATTCTCACAGGGCCGTTATTTTAGCATCTTTGGCAAAGGGCACATCAAGATTATATGATGTTCTATATTCTGAAGATACATTGGCTTCAATAAGAGTTTGCAAAGCTTTGGGGGCGCAAATTAATAGAACTGAAGATTATTTGGAAGTCGTGGGTACTGGCGGCAAACTCCATAATGGTCAAAAAGGTCCAATTGATTTGGCTAATTCTGGAACTACCTTGAGGTTGATGACTTCAGTTTCCGCCTTGAGTGACAATGAAGTGATTTTAACCGGCGATGATTCTCTTAAAACCCGTCCGATGGGATTGCTAATGGGGGCGCTGCAACCTTTAGGAATCGAAACGGAATCGTTAAATGATAATGAAAAAGCACCAATATTAATCAAATCGGGGTATATTGGTGGTGAGACCAACATTTATGGGAATGTCAGCTCACAGTTCATTTCATCTATTTTGATATCTTCCCCACTTTCAGAGCACGGCGTTACATTATATGTGTTGCCTGAATTCAAATCAAGGCCCTATGTGAATATGACTTTGGATATTATGAGAAAATTTGGGGTTAAAACACTAAAAGGGTACTATCTAAAGCACGAAACCTGTGATAAGGAGCATCAAAGTTGCAGAATTGATGAGTTTAAGGTTACAAAACAGCCCTACATTGCTTGTGACTATACTGTTGAAGGTGATTACTCCTCAGCATCCTACCTTTTAGCTCTAATAGCCATTAATGGTGGCAGAGCCAAAATTAAAAATCTATTTAGAAATTCAAAGCAAGGAGATAAAGTAATTTTAGATATTCTGCAGCAAATGGGGGCTAAGATCATCCGTGGCGAAGATTATGTTGAAATCGGATCTGATGGCAAGCTAAAAGCTATTGATGTGGATTTGTCCAATGCTCCTGATTTATTAATAACCGTTGCGGTTCTTGCAGCTTTGGCTGAGGGTACAACTAATATCACGGGAGTTGCTCATGCAAGAGTTAAAGAGACAGATAGGATTGATACGACTTGCAGGGAACTTGAAAAACTGGGCTGTAAATTAACTGAAAGAGAAGATGGAATGAGCATAACTGGCGGTGTTGGTTCGGGTGTTGTTGACTCACACGGAGACCATAGGCTGGCTATGGCATTTTCACTGATAGGCTTAAGGCATGACATTGAAATTACAAATGGTGAAGTGTTTGATGTGTCATTTCCAAACTTTATTGAGTCAATGGCTGAATTGGGCTTTGAATTGGAGTTGGTAGAGTGA
- a CDS encoding GH3 auxin-responsive promoter family protein, whose amino-acid sequence MDLSDIDISELSFSEQFYLNFISQGNDVRKSLEVMTQSPMKYNTALLMKIIKDNEDTEYGQKYDFANIKSIEDYQNKVPITDYDSYADYIYRMTEKGEKNLLTSYDVIHYAKSSGTMGNPKRIPTTSLNQEINMKYNYAYLFNLFAEKVGLDWIKYPFLNLTELSMSKLPSGDTYGSISGKIMDVFGDMISEVTTSPIEALIPSAGTNIRYIHVRFALVNPDISFTITSFVSLFLEFLRYIKGNWELLVNDIENGTIDESIKMPSEVRESLLGKIEPMPERAGELRKIFEEGFDEPIIPKIWPRMSLLIGCGSGGFINYLEKIKEFTAPDFNFALVGLTASEGIFSLFTELNNPDAVLIPDSMFYEFLPVDANGDYSKIVTMDKLEEGKDYEIITTNLSGFYRYRMKDVVRCTGRYNNTPMIEFLYRLDQCLCLAGEKVNGEHLRAAAYKTEKDFGFDLIDFSVYVDYDSLPMKYVYLMEVEDLPEDVTREIIQEKLNENFCATDSVLRNKIEKSIIGKTELYFVQPETYLLYKELMVARGTSPAQVKPPRILRDEHDISFFNVLRDDELNQTDGLNMEEIILKSNTDDLDLLLLKIEEFLEDKGVSIKSKLKLELIIEELFVNICNYAYEKEGEIKIQYGLLKDPLRIVMNFIDEGVEFNPLNKVGPDLTLEADQRDIGGLGLTIVRKNADGIDYRYENNHNILTIEKVF is encoded by the coding sequence ATGGATTTGAGTGATATTGATATTTCTGAATTATCCTTTTCGGAACAATTTTATTTAAATTTTATTTCACAGGGAAATGATGTTCGTAAATCATTAGAGGTCATGACACAGAGTCCTATGAAATATAATACTGCTTTGTTAATGAAGATTATTAAGGATAATGAAGATACCGAGTATGGGCAAAAATATGATTTTGCAAACATTAAAAGCATTGAAGACTATCAAAATAAGGTTCCTATAACTGATTATGATAGTTATGCTGATTACATTTATAGAATGACTGAAAAGGGGGAAAAGAATTTATTAACATCCTATGATGTAATTCATTATGCAAAATCTTCAGGTACAATGGGAAACCCTAAAAGGATACCTACCACCTCTCTTAATCAAGAAATCAATATGAAATATAATTATGCTTATCTATTTAATTTGTTTGCTGAAAAAGTTGGTTTGGACTGGATCAAATATCCATTTTTAAATTTAACTGAACTTTCTATGTCCAAATTACCTTCTGGAGATACTTATGGCTCTATTTCTGGTAAAATAATGGATGTTTTTGGCGATATGATCTCTGAGGTTACCACATCACCCATTGAAGCTTTAATTCCTAGTGCTGGAACTAATATTCGGTATATTCATGTACGTTTTGCATTAGTCAATCCTGACATTTCATTTACAATAACTAGTTTTGTCAGTTTGTTTTTAGAATTTCTACGTTACATTAAAGGCAATTGGGAACTATTAGTCAATGATATTGAAAATGGCACAATTGATGAATCCATAAAAATGCCTAGTGAGGTTCGTGAAAGTTTGCTTGGAAAAATAGAACCGATGCCGGAAAGAGCAGGGGAACTTAGAAAAATATTTGAAGAAGGTTTTGATGAGCCTATTATTCCTAAAATTTGGCCAAGAATGTCGCTTCTTATAGGATGCGGATCGGGGGGATTTATTAATTATCTTGAGAAAATTAAAGAGTTTACAGCTCCTGACTTTAATTTTGCATTAGTTGGATTGACTGCATCTGAAGGCATATTTTCACTTTTTACAGAATTAAACAATCCTGATGCTGTCCTAATACCTGACAGCATGTTTTATGAATTTTTACCAGTGGATGCTAATGGTGACTACAGTAAAATAGTGACTATGGATAAATTAGAAGAAGGAAAGGATTATGAAATCATCACAACTAATCTGTCCGGATTTTATCGTTACCGGATGAAAGATGTCGTTCGTTGTACTGGAAGATATAATAACACTCCAATGATAGAATTTTTATACAGGCTGGACCAATGTTTATGTTTGGCTGGTGAGAAAGTTAACGGAGAACACCTAAGAGCAGCAGCATATAAAACAGAAAAAGATTTCGGTTTCGATTTAATAGATTTTTCAGTTTATGTTGATTATGACTCATTGCCTATGAAATATGTTTATTTAATGGAAGTTGAGGATTTGCCGGAAGATGTAACGAGAGAAATCATTCAGGAAAAATTGAATGAGAATTTCTGTGCAACAGATTCTGTTTTACGTAATAAAATTGAAAAAAGCATAATTGGAAAAACAGAGCTCTATTTCGTGCAACCAGAAACATATTTGCTCTATAAAGAATTAATGGTTGCTAGAGGAACTTCTCCTGCTCAAGTCAAACCTCCTAGAATCTTAAGAGATGAACACGATATAAGTTTCTTTAATGTTTTAAGAGATGACGAATTAAATCAGACCGATGGTTTAAATATGGAAGAAATTATTTTAAAATCCAATACAGATGATTTAGATTTACTTTTATTGAAAATTGAAGAATTCCTTGAGGATAAAGGGGTTTCAATAAAATCTAAATTAAAATTGGAGTTAATTATTGAAGAACTGTTTGTAAATATTTGTAATTATGCATATGAAAAAGAGGGAGAAATAAAAATCCAATATGGACTTTTAAAAGACCCTCTGAGGATAGTAATGAATTTTATAGATGAAGGAGTAGAGTTTAATCCATTAAATAAGGTAGGTCCTGATTTAACTCTCGAAGCAGATCAAAGAGATATTGGAGGATTAGGCTTAACAATAGTTCGAAAGAATGCAGATGGAATTGATTATAGATATGAGAATAATCATAATATTCTAACTATTGAAAAAGTATTTTAG
- a CDS encoding STAS domain-containing protein, with protein sequence MDIEKHKDGKKLEIKLTGRLNSKNAPKLKEVLENDLNDVEELTFDLSDLIYISSAGLRIILSAQKTMNKQGSMKVTNVQDIVMEVFESTGFVDILTFE encoded by the coding sequence ATGGATATAGAAAAACACAAAGACGGAAAAAAATTAGAGATTAAACTAACCGGTAGATTAAATTCAAAAAATGCTCCCAAACTTAAAGAAGTGCTTGAAAACGATTTAAATGATGTCGAAGAGTTAACTTTTGATTTATCTGATCTAATTTATATTTCAAGTGCGGGGCTTCGAATAATTTTATCTGCTCAAAAAACAATGAACAAACAGGGGTCTATGAAAGTAACTAATGTTCAGGATATTGTGATGGAGGTATTTGAATCAACAGGATTTGTAGACATATTGACTTTTGAATAG
- a CDS encoding MATE family efflux transporter: protein MNLLSNDNKLLNSFFKDYILGAVIAAVCTILVVILNGVIIGNFFGKVGLAAFGLTLPIIYANLAIGYIFAYGGSIVASNNMADEKRVNNNFTVVCIVAAIIGVVLTVLLLLFTSNVAQIFGASGESFNATVSLMKGFFLVILPLMFLYIFINYSRIDGYPSLGLYAGLSLFLLNLILNLVFVMVLKMDIFGVGLATALSTIITVLFLLAHFLSKKSTYKFQRNLEFKMELSQIIRSGLPNALNQIYNMLRTIITNYLGVMVGGLIFLGALSIQSNVYLLLCSVGVGIGSTTLALGGLFYGEKDKTQLEQLLGISIKYALLIIFIIAIILFIFAPYFVYMFGKNPEVYDVSVRGLRIFAWSLPFSGLCFILLNFYNATQQLKIANYISFAHSFLFLSAFAIIFSFLMGGDGIWISFVLCELVTLLSIPFLIKLKTKKFPKSLSDFVIMDENLFPSEDTYAVYVESEEELLDVVENIDQNLVDDDLDDEIKLKIQLILEEMGTAIFSYAYKSKKDKYLNIRILYKNTDEVIIYFQDNGVPFDIEKDFQKKEDMGIKIIKNFSKDIEHNYNYNVKLNNNKIVIPKM from the coding sequence ATGAATTTATTAAGTAACGATAATAAATTATTAAATTCCTTTTTTAAAGATTATATTTTGGGGGCTGTAATTGCTGCTGTATGCACTATTTTAGTAGTTATTCTAAATGGGGTAATTATTGGTAACTTTTTTGGTAAAGTTGGTCTTGCAGCATTCGGCTTGACATTGCCTATCATTTATGCTAATTTGGCAATAGGGTATATATTCGCATATGGGGGTTCTATTGTTGCATCTAATAATATGGCTGATGAAAAAAGAGTGAATAACAATTTCACAGTAGTATGCATTGTCGCAGCAATTATTGGAGTAGTTTTAACCGTTCTATTATTGCTCTTTACATCAAATGTTGCGCAAATATTTGGAGCTTCTGGTGAATCATTTAATGCAACAGTATCATTGATGAAGGGATTCTTTTTAGTAATTTTGCCATTGATGTTTCTATATATTTTTATAAATTATTCAAGAATCGACGGATATCCATCATTAGGTCTTTATGCGGGTTTATCATTGTTTTTATTAAATCTGATTTTAAATTTGGTATTTGTAATGGTATTAAAAATGGATATTTTTGGTGTGGGACTGGCAACTGCATTAAGTACCATAATTACTGTACTATTCTTATTGGCTCATTTTCTTTCAAAAAAAAGCACATATAAATTCCAAAGAAATTTAGAATTTAAAATGGAATTGTCTCAAATAATCAGATCAGGACTTCCAAATGCTTTAAATCAAATTTATAATATGCTTCGTACTATAATTACAAATTATTTGGGAGTGATGGTTGGCGGATTAATATTTTTAGGTGCTCTTTCTATACAGTCAAATGTTTATTTATTACTTTGCAGTGTAGGTGTTGGAATCGGATCAACTACCCTGGCATTGGGAGGATTATTTTATGGTGAGAAAGATAAAACCCAATTGGAACAATTATTAGGAATATCAATTAAATATGCATTACTCATTATTTTTATAATTGCCATAATTCTGTTTATTTTCGCTCCTTATTTTGTTTATATGTTTGGAAAAAATCCAGAGGTATATGATGTATCAGTAAGAGGTCTTAGAATATTTGCCTGGTCTCTACCGTTTTCAGGATTATGTTTCATTTTATTAAACTTTTATAATGCGACACAGCAGTTAAAAATTGCAAATTATATAAGTTTTGCCCATAGTTTCTTATTTTTATCAGCATTTGCAATCATATTTTCATTTCTAATGGGGGGTGATGGCATTTGGATAAGTTTTGTATTATGTGAACTTGTTACTTTGCTTAGTATACCTTTCTTAATTAAATTAAAAACTAAAAAATTCCCCAAATCCTTAAGTGATTTTGTAATAATGGATGAAAATCTGTTTCCTAGTGAAGATACTTATGCGGTATATGTTGAATCTGAAGAGGAGTTGTTAGATGTTGTTGAAAATATTGACCAAAATTTAGTGGACGATGATTTGGATGATGAAATTAAATTGAAAATACAACTAATTCTTGAGGAAATGGGTACAGCAATCTTTTCCTATGCATATAAATCTAAGAAAGATAAATATCTAAATATTAGGATTCTTTATAAAAATACTGATGAGGTAATTATTTATTTCCAGGATAATGGTGTTCCTTTTGACATTGAAAAAGATTTCCAGAAAAAAGAAGACATGGGGATTAAAATTATCAAAAACTTTTCAAAGGATATAGAACATAACTATAATTATAATGTTAAACTAAATAATAATAAGATTGTTATTCCTAAAATGTAA
- a CDS encoding sensor histidine kinase — translation MNIEKEYLNLEDVYEIRIFNATVTDFFNLAPQEFDIEDNPIQEFINNISEDVHIFIPHENGKDFIIQSLSSNILETCNISQEDAKGRLLSKTSPLIFDILYDYLFEVYTNHTTKKIRFLYYDQDEFIKKNTVKIVFCMESVFIIVENVDGTTSNPGIVDKTLDENQNSIMENLSQTGSYYKVNGKYTWSQGIYNIINRSKEESDEHHNIVLDLAIPEDKYKVDKILNVANKETSQSDEVIRIVDEEGILKLIEVTVYSYFDDNGVFIRQGWINVLTQRHNESSEPIDFLLDGSKSSMKLAWLIEPLNKKLYNFSKGFYNLIEKDYGEYVHSREILNNIVEKEVVNEIKKLADGDITKVDETLTYKVDGDPQNIKIVNVYIERFEYNNNVHSLGFLTDVTEEMQKKEQLIESNERQLVLIKELHHRVKNNLQIINSFLNLEKRAYRNCPELVIEHMQTRLTSLALLHEKTYNSPDFNNINLDDCLSNQDISTRNLVQSPMEIEFKTYVDEDINLSIEVVTPLLLIIDELTMIAIRNAFPDETTQNKKITKKVTMSDKDTAILTFEEIGIWIKDSKDVTDTIGCEIIKSLTKQLDGTITSMKNDNGTVYELVFPIEMEHTIH, via the coding sequence TATTCCGCATGAAAATGGAAAAGATTTCATTATCCAGAGTTTAAGCAGCAATATTCTTGAGACATGCAATATCTCACAAGAAGATGCAAAAGGCAGACTATTAAGTAAGACTTCACCATTAATTTTTGATATTTTGTACGATTATCTATTTGAAGTTTATACAAACCACACTACAAAAAAAATAAGGTTTCTATATTATGATCAAGATGAATTCATTAAGAAAAATACTGTAAAAATAGTATTTTGTATGGAAAGCGTATTTATAATAGTTGAGAATGTTGATGGAACAACAAGTAATCCCGGCATTGTTGATAAAACTTTGGATGAAAACCAAAACAGCATAATGGAAAATCTTTCGCAAACTGGCAGTTATTATAAAGTAAATGGAAAATATACTTGGTCTCAAGGAATATATAATATCATCAATCGCTCTAAAGAAGAATCTGATGAGCACCACAATATTGTTTTAGATTTAGCTATTCCAGAGGATAAATATAAAGTTGATAAAATTTTAAATGTCGCAAACAAAGAAACTTCACAATCTGATGAAGTTATTCGGATTGTGGATGAGGAAGGTATTTTAAAACTCATTGAAGTTACGGTTTATTCTTATTTTGATGATAATGGGGTTTTCATTCGTCAAGGTTGGATTAATGTCCTTACGCAGAGACATAATGAAAGCAGTGAACCTATTGATTTTTTATTGGATGGTTCTAAAAGCAGCATGAAATTAGCTTGGTTAATCGAACCTTTGAACAAAAAACTATATAATTTCTCCAAAGGCTTTTATAATTTGATTGAAAAGGATTATGGGGAATATGTTCATTCCCGTGAAATCTTAAATAATATTGTTGAGAAAGAAGTTGTTAATGAAATTAAAAAGCTAGCTGATGGTGACATAACTAAGGTTGACGAAACATTGACATATAAAGTCGACGGGGACCCTCAGAATATAAAGATTGTTAATGTGTATATTGAAAGATTTGAATATAATAATAATGTGCATAGTCTTGGATTTTTAACAGACGTCACCGAAGAGATGCAGAAAAAAGAACAATTGATTGAATCCAATGAACGACAACTAGTATTAATTAAGGAATTGCATCACAGAGTGAAGAATAATCTGCAAATTATTAATAGTTTTTTAAATCTTGAAAAACGGGCTTATAGAAATTGTCCGGAGTTAGTTATTGAACATATGCAAACACGTTTAACTTCCCTTGCATTGCTCCATGAAAAAACATACAATTCTCCAGATTTTAATAATATTAATTTAGATGATTGTTTAAGTAATCAGGATATTAGCACAAGAAATTTAGTTCAATCCCCTATGGAAATCGAGTTTAAAACCTATGTGGATGAAGATATAAACTTATCAATTGAAGTTGTAACTCCATTACTCCTAATCATTGATGAGCTAACAATGATTGCTATAAGAAACGCATTTCCGGATGAAACGACACAAAACAAAAAGATAACTAAAAAAGTAACAATGTCGGATAAGGATACTGCTATTTTAACATTTGAAGAAATAGGGATTTGGATTAAAGATTCAAAGGACGTTACAGACACCATCGGATGTGAAATAATAAAAAGCTTAACAAAACAGTTGGATGGAACAATTACTTCAATGAAAAATGATAACGGAACTGTATATGAATTAGTTTTCCCTATTGAAATGGAGCATACAATTCATTAA